In Streptomyces sp. NBC_01439, the following are encoded in one genomic region:
- a CDS encoding LysR substrate-binding domain-containing protein, protein MTGSEVPHSFRLAYVPGVTPSKWVRIWNERLPDVPLTLVAVSPIEAYGVLRAGGADAGFVRLPVDRDDLSAIPLYTETTVVVVPKDHLVAAAEEVSTEDLADEIVFHPLDDTLDWEQLPGKPAIARPETTADAIELVAAGVGVLVVPQSLARLHHRKDLTYRPVSDAPASRVALSWPQEETTDLVEEFIGIVRGRTVNSTRGRAPTPPQPKAKRKRPDAGTGGGGGGGAQRKSGTGKSSSGKPAGKNPRGASGGPKGGKGAKGGKGGRTGRRP, encoded by the coding sequence GTGACAGGCTCGGAAGTACCCCATTCGTTCCGGCTCGCTTATGTCCCGGGGGTCACACCCAGCAAGTGGGTGCGCATCTGGAACGAGCGGCTGCCCGACGTCCCGCTGACCTTGGTCGCGGTGTCCCCGATCGAGGCGTACGGCGTGCTGCGGGCGGGCGGCGCCGATGCCGGGTTCGTACGGTTGCCGGTCGACCGCGACGACCTCAGCGCGATCCCCCTCTACACGGAGACCACGGTGGTCGTGGTCCCCAAGGACCACCTCGTGGCCGCTGCGGAAGAGGTGTCCACCGAGGACCTCGCCGACGAGATCGTGTTCCACCCGCTCGACGACACCCTGGACTGGGAGCAGCTGCCGGGCAAGCCGGCGATCGCGCGGCCCGAGACGACGGCGGACGCGATCGAGCTGGTGGCCGCCGGGGTGGGCGTACTCGTCGTCCCGCAGTCGCTCGCCCGCCTGCACCACCGCAAGGACCTGACCTACCGGCCGGTGTCCGACGCGCCCGCCTCGCGGGTCGCGCTGTCGTGGCCGCAGGAGGAGACCACCGATCTGGTGGAGGAGTTCATCGGGATCGTCCGCGGCCGGACCGTGAACAGCACGCGGGGGCGCGCCCCGACCCCGCCGCAGCCCAAGGCGAAGCGCAAGCGCCCGGACGCGGGTACGGGTGGTGGCGGTGGCGGGGGCGCCCAGCGCAAGTCGGGGACCGGGAAGTCCTCGTCCGGAAAGCCGGCGGGCAAGAACCCCCGCGGGGCCTCCGGCGGCCCCAAGGGCGGAAAGGGTGCGAAGGGCGGCAAGGGCGGTAGGACCGGCCGTCGCCCGTAA